Proteins from one Labrenzia sp. CE80 genomic window:
- a CDS encoding proline racemase family protein: MRSTKVIHVVSCHAEGEVGDVIVGGVAPPPGDTIWEQRNWIAQDDVLRNFVLNEPRGGVFRHVNLLVPPKHPDADAAWIIMEPEDTPPMSGSNSICVSTVLLDTGIVPMQEPVTELVLEAPGGLVRVRAHCANGKAQRIEVENLASFAGLLNVPLEIEGIGTIHVDTAFGGDSFVVVDPQTLGMALEVDEAQAIAQLGVKITNAANEQLEFNHPLQPEWRHHSFCLFAGALQRDASGLRAKSVVSIQPGKLDRSPTGTAVSARMALLQAKGEMKVGDRMTAVSIIGSEFEGEILGLTEVGTVPAIRPQISGRGWITGTHQHMLDPEDPWPEGYRLSDTWPRYK, translated from the coding sequence ATGCGTAGTACCAAAGTGATCCACGTCGTGTCTTGCCACGCAGAGGGTGAAGTCGGCGATGTGATTGTCGGCGGCGTCGCGCCGCCCCCCGGAGATACGATCTGGGAACAGCGCAACTGGATTGCGCAAGACGATGTGCTACGCAACTTTGTTCTCAATGAGCCGCGTGGGGGCGTCTTTCGCCATGTGAACTTGTTGGTGCCGCCGAAGCACCCTGATGCGGATGCGGCCTGGATCATCATGGAGCCCGAAGACACGCCTCCGATGTCTGGGTCGAATTCCATCTGTGTCTCCACCGTACTGCTTGATACCGGCATCGTGCCGATGCAGGAGCCGGTAACCGAATTGGTCCTTGAGGCGCCCGGCGGGCTTGTGCGCGTGCGTGCACATTGCGCCAATGGAAAGGCGCAAAGGATCGAGGTCGAAAACCTGGCGTCTTTTGCCGGCCTGCTGAATGTGCCGCTGGAGATCGAAGGCATCGGTACGATCCATGTTGATACGGCCTTTGGCGGCGATAGCTTTGTCGTCGTCGATCCACAGACTCTTGGGATGGCGCTTGAGGTCGATGAGGCACAGGCAATCGCCCAACTTGGCGTCAAGATCACCAATGCGGCGAATGAACAGCTGGAATTCAATCATCCGTTGCAGCCGGAATGGCGGCATCATTCCTTCTGTCTTTTCGCAGGCGCGCTACAGCGTGACGCATCCGGCCTGCGCGCGAAGTCTGTTGTCTCCATCCAACCCGGAAAGCTGGATCGCTCCCCAACCGGCACAGCCGTATCGGCGCGCATGGCCTTGTTGCAGGCCAAGGGCGAGATGAAGGTCGGGGACAGGATGACAGCCGTCTCGATCATCGGCTCGGAATTCGAGGGAGAGATCCTTGGATTAACTGAGGTTGGTACCGTTCCAGCAATTCGTCCACAGATCAGCGGGCGCGGCTGGATCACCGGGACGCATCAGCACATGCTGGATCCAGAGGATCCATGGCCTGAGGGCTACCGCTTGTCTGACACATGGCCACGCTACAAATAG
- a CDS encoding ATP-dependent Clp protease proteolytic subunit translates to MREAMQLVPMVVEQSSRGERSFDIYSRLLRDRIIFLNGEVNDTVSALVCAQLLFLEAESPNKPISLYINSPGGVVTSGLAMYDTMRYIRAPVHTLCMGTARSMGSFLLMAGEPGERVALPNASILIHQPSGGFQGQASDMQIHAEEILKTKKRMTRLYAEHCGRSYEDFEHAMDRDRFMTPQEALEWGLIDKIIQDREVPADSSF, encoded by the coding sequence ATGCGCGAAGCGATGCAACTCGTCCCTATGGTCGTTGAACAATCCAGCCGGGGAGAGCGTTCATTTGACATTTACTCACGGCTTCTTCGTGATCGGATCATCTTCCTCAACGGTGAAGTGAACGACACCGTTTCGGCCCTGGTATGCGCCCAACTCCTGTTTTTGGAAGCCGAAAGTCCCAATAAGCCGATTAGTCTCTATATCAATTCCCCAGGTGGCGTCGTGACCAGCGGTTTGGCGATGTATGACACCATGCGCTATATCCGTGCACCGGTGCATACGCTCTGCATGGGAACCGCCCGCTCTATGGGGTCGTTTCTGTTGATGGCTGGCGAACCTGGTGAGCGGGTTGCATTGCCAAATGCCAGCATCCTGATTCACCAACCATCGGGTGGCTTTCAGGGGCAGGCGTCAGATATGCAAATTCACGCAGAGGAAATACTGAAAACCAAGAAGCGCATGACACGACTTTATGCGGAGCATTGCGGGCGCTCCTATGAGGACTTTGAACACGCGATGGACCGTGACCGTTTTATGACCCCGCAAGAGGCGTTGGAATGGGGCTTGATTGACAAGATCATACAAGATCGTGAAGTCCCGGCCGATTCTTCATTTTAA
- a CDS encoding metalloregulator ArsR/SmtB family transcription factor, translated as MIENEIFRALADPTRRAIFEKLATGSMNASALRQGMEISQPAISQHLAVLRSAKLVKEERQGRFVNYEVNPEGMAHIAQWLAKYRAYWPARIADLKVLLKDMDQ; from the coding sequence ATGATAGAGAACGAAATTTTCCGCGCTTTGGCAGACCCAACCCGCCGTGCGATCTTCGAGAAGCTGGCTACAGGCAGCATGAACGCCAGCGCCTTGCGTCAAGGTATGGAAATCAGCCAGCCTGCCATATCGCAACATCTTGCGGTCCTGCGGAGCGCAAAGCTCGTAAAGGAAGAGCGGCAGGGGCGTTTCGTAAATTACGAGGTCAATCCGGAGGGTATGGCACACATCGCCCAATGGCTGGCGAAGTATCGCGCCTATTGGCCAGCGCGCATTGCAGATCTCAAGGTTTTGCTGAAGGACATGGATCAATGA
- a CDS encoding GntR family transcriptional regulator yields MSAAITSMHQDVVCDGQYITQFDFDGFLHLLEFSKLILHGFWIQHLDPAAYCFLPRIERDILLEFQPEGDNCIQNSKQIENFQVPSKRAIVRQSLPDAIASDIRERILNGELEEGLTIRQEALAEEYSVSRMPVREALKRLDAEGLVQLTNNLGATVTKHSLDEIGEIFDLRILIEVDLFRRAIPAMTPVHLQRCEEILEAMESSYDADDVGKWGALNYDYHSALYAAANRGLTNDVLHRINLQSDRYVRMHLSVMKQRDPAAKEHRDLLEFARAGKVDEACEVLTQHIYQTKKNLLKLMVAKRSGEDH; encoded by the coding sequence GTGAGCGCTGCCATAACCAGCATGCATCAAGACGTTGTTTGCGATGGCCAATACATCACCCAATTCGATTTTGACGGTTTTCTGCATCTGCTTGAATTTTCCAAACTAATCTTACATGGATTTTGGATACAGCATTTAGATCCCGCCGCATATTGTTTTCTACCACGAATAGAACGCGATATTCTGTTGGAATTTCAGCCTGAAGGCGATAATTGTATCCAAAATTCGAAACAGATTGAGAACTTTCAAGTGCCCAGCAAACGCGCGATCGTCCGCCAAAGTCTCCCTGACGCTATAGCAAGTGATATTCGAGAACGTATCTTGAATGGCGAGTTGGAAGAAGGCCTCACAATCCGGCAAGAGGCGCTGGCGGAAGAATATAGTGTCTCGCGCATGCCGGTCAGAGAGGCCCTCAAGCGACTTGACGCTGAAGGTCTGGTGCAACTCACCAACAATTTGGGCGCCACTGTTACCAAGCACTCCCTGGATGAAATAGGCGAGATCTTCGACTTACGAATTTTGATTGAAGTGGATCTATTTCGGCGCGCGATCCCAGCTATGACGCCCGTCCACCTTCAGAGGTGCGAAGAAATTCTGGAAGCAATGGAAAGCTCCTATGATGCCGACGACGTCGGCAAATGGGGTGCACTCAACTACGACTACCATTCTGCACTCTATGCAGCAGCCAACCGCGGGCTAACAAACGACGTGCTACACCGGATCAACCTTCAATCAGACCGTTACGTTCGCATGCATTTGAGTGTGATGAAGCAACGAGACCCTGCTGCCAAAGAGCATCGCGATTTGCTGGAGTTTGCCCGTGCTGGGAAGGTCGACGAAGCTTGTGAGGTACTTACTCAACATATCTATCAGACAAAGAAAAATCTCTTGAAACTGATGGTCGCAAAACGCTCCGGTGAAGATCATTAG
- a CDS encoding Ldh family oxidoreductase: MHAGYGSAHASSIAQMLYTCQLDDCQSHGLFRLLMCIETIKAGKIDGHITPVISDAGKAIVRADARGGMSLLAMEKAVPLLIEKTRELGIAAVAINRCFHFSALWPEVERLTQEGLAAMTMVPSHSWVAPAGGTRGTLGTNPLAFSWPRQGGAPFTFDFATSAFARGEIELYKRAGKPLPDGVAIDKNGKPTNDPDAAMDGAMLTFGGYKGSALSIMIELLAGPLIDDLTSLESMEFAEGKSGAPYHGQILLAFDLEQFSNGEHARNDARAERLFADIIEQGARLPSQRRFAARARNLERGYVEISAGLYEDLQALLP; this comes from the coding sequence ATGCATGCTGGTTATGGCAGCGCTCACGCCAGTTCCATCGCCCAAATGCTCTATACCTGCCAATTGGACGACTGCCAGTCACACGGTCTTTTTCGATTGCTCATGTGTATTGAGACCATAAAGGCAGGCAAGATTGACGGGCACATCACACCAGTCATCTCCGATGCAGGCAAAGCAATTGTAAGGGCCGACGCAAGGGGCGGAATGTCCTTGCTAGCGATGGAAAAAGCTGTCCCGCTGTTGATTGAAAAGACGCGGGAATTAGGGATTGCAGCAGTTGCGATCAATCGTTGCTTTCATTTCTCGGCTCTTTGGCCTGAAGTGGAGCGGCTTACGCAGGAAGGCTTGGCGGCGATGACCATGGTCCCCAGCCACTCATGGGTTGCCCCGGCGGGTGGGACACGGGGAACTCTGGGCACAAATCCCTTGGCCTTTAGCTGGCCGCGTCAAGGCGGAGCTCCTTTCACATTCGATTTTGCTACAAGTGCATTCGCGCGCGGTGAAATTGAACTCTACAAAAGAGCTGGAAAGCCATTGCCCGATGGTGTCGCAATCGACAAGAACGGCAAGCCAACGAATGACCCTGATGCGGCAATGGACGGCGCAATGCTGACCTTTGGAGGCTACAAGGGATCAGCGCTGTCCATTATGATTGAACTGCTGGCCGGTCCATTGATCGACGACTTGACCAGCCTTGAAAGCATGGAATTTGCTGAAGGAAAATCAGGGGCGCCATACCATGGGCAAATCCTGCTCGCGTTCGATTTGGAGCAGTTTTCCAATGGTGAGCATGCAAGAAATGATGCGCGCGCTGAGAGGTTGTTTGCGGATATCATAGAGCAGGGCGCTCGCTTGCCGTCACAGCGCCGCTTCGCTGCTCGTGCGCGCAATCTGGAACGAGGATATGTCGAAATTTCCGCGGGTCTCTATGAAGACCTGCAAGCTCTATTGCCCTGA
- a CDS encoding dihydrodipicolinate synthase family protein: protein MPNIFTGTMPALMTPCKDDRSPDFDALVKKGKEMIAAGMSAVVYCGSMGDWPLLSDEQRMEGVEKLVKAGVPVVVGTGAVNSKSATALAAHAQKVGAAGLMVIPRVLSRGTSAIAQKNHFKSILNAAPDVPAIIYNSPVYGFATRADLFFALRTEHPNLVGFKEFGGKDDLRYAAEHITSQDDQVTLMVGVDTEVFHGIVNCGATGSITGIGTALPKEALLLATLSQKAATGSSEARKRALELEEAMHVLSSFDEGTDLVLYYKHLLVLNGEEEYRLHINETDALTDAQRNYCEQQYALFRSWFADWAKQGGIIAECM from the coding sequence ATGCCCAATATCTTCACCGGCACGATGCCTGCGCTGATGACCCCCTGCAAAGACGATCGCAGCCCTGACTTTGATGCGCTGGTGAAAAAGGGCAAGGAAATGATCGCGGCCGGCATGTCCGCCGTTGTCTATTGTGGGTCAATGGGCGATTGGCCGTTGTTGAGCGATGAACAGCGGATGGAAGGCGTTGAGAAGCTCGTGAAAGCCGGCGTCCCCGTTGTTGTGGGGACAGGAGCAGTCAATTCAAAGTCAGCAACAGCGCTGGCTGCTCACGCGCAAAAGGTCGGCGCAGCTGGCCTGATGGTCATCCCACGCGTCTTGTCACGCGGGACCTCTGCCATCGCGCAGAAGAACCACTTCAAGTCCATTCTCAACGCCGCCCCAGATGTACCGGCCATTATCTACAATAGCCCAGTCTACGGCTTTGCTACGCGCGCAGATTTGTTCTTTGCCCTGCGGACAGAACATCCAAACCTTGTTGGTTTCAAGGAGTTTGGAGGCAAGGATGACCTTCGTTATGCCGCCGAGCACATCACCTCCCAGGACGACCAGGTGACGTTGATGGTCGGCGTCGACACTGAAGTTTTCCATGGCATTGTCAATTGCGGGGCAACCGGTTCGATCACCGGGATCGGCACGGCATTGCCGAAGGAAGCCTTGCTTCTGGCCACGTTGTCGCAAAAAGCGGCCACCGGCAGCTCGGAGGCCCGCAAACGCGCCTTGGAGCTGGAAGAAGCCATGCACGTCCTGTCCAGCTTTGATGAAGGCACTGATCTGGTTCTTTATTACAAGCACCTTCTAGTTCTCAACGGCGAGGAAGAGTACCGTCTGCACATCAATGAAACAGACGCTCTTACGGACGCTCAGCGCAACTATTGCGAACAACAGTATGCGCTTTTTCGTAGCTGGTTTGCTGACTGGGCAAAGCAAGGCGGGATCATTGCTGAGTGCATGTAA